The Chthoniobacterales bacterium nucleotide sequence TCGGATCCTGTCCCGGGAAAAATTTCTTCGCGAAAGTTTCGTTTACCACCGCGACCCGATCTTCCTTCCGCTCTTCCTGCTCGGTGAAATCGCGGCCGCGCAGGGTGATCCCCATCGTCCGGAAATAATCGGGTGTAACCGAAGTGGGAATGGCGAGCGGCAGTTGCGCCATTGGGGTAACCGGCTGGCCTTCGAGATAAACCGCGGTGCTGCTGTAGTTGAGACTGAGCGGAATGCTATCGGTAAGAGCGGCCGATTCTACTCCAGGCTGCACCCGGATCCGCTCGAGGACCTGTTTCTGGAAAGCGCGCCCTTTGGCTTCATCGTAACCCTGCAGCCCAACATCAAAGGAGAGGGCGACGGCGTTTTCCGGATTGAAGCCCGGCCGCATCCGTTGCGCCTCCTGCAGGCTGCGCACGATCAATCCGGCGCTGATCAGAAGAACAAGCGAGAGCGCGACCTGGACGACGACCAGGGTATTGCGCAACCGGGAGCGGCGGAAACCCGCCATCGAAGTTTCGTCTTTCAACGCGGGAACAAGCTCCGGCTTCGAGGCCTGTAGCGCCGGGATCACGCTGAAGAGAAGACCGGTGAGGACGGAAAGCGCGAGGGTGAACGAAAGCACCCGCCAATCGACCCGAAGATCGAACATCAGCGCAACGTCGGTCGGCAGCTTGATGGTACGCACGAGGTGATTGATCCACGACGCGACCACCACGCCGGCGGCGCCGCCCAGAAGCGAAAGCAGGACGCTTTCCGTCAGCAGTTGCCGGATCAGCCGCGAACGGCTTGCGCCGACGGCGAGGCGGATCGCGATTTCTTTCCGACGCTCGGTCGAGCGGGCGAGGAGGAGGTTGGCGAGATTCACGCAGGCCAGGAGAAGAACGAGCCCACCGATCACAGTCAGGACCACGGCCAGCGTCAGAACGGGATTGCGGATTTCCGGAATGAAAAGGCCGGGCGGGATGAGCTCGATCCCACGCCCGGCGGCTTCTTTCGGATTCTCCTTGCCGATCTCCGCCGTCAGGATCTCGAGGGAAGCCTGGGCCTGGGCGCGGGTCACGCCATGCTTGAGGCGGCCGACGACGAAAAGATTATCACTGTCCCGATGCTCCAAATAGGTGCTGCCCGGCTCGATCACCGGGCCCATCATTAACGGCGTCCAGATTTCCGGCGCGTAGGCGACTTCCGTGCCGATGAATCCCTTCCGGGCCACGCCGATGACGGTGAACGCGACGTTGTTTAACGAAACCGTTTTTCCGACGATGGACGGAT carries:
- a CDS encoding ABC transporter permease; translation: MQTLIQDLRYGARQLLKRPGFTLLAIISMALGIGANTAIFSLVDTVAFRPLPVRNASELQELYGTLHNGADYTLQSYLNYKDYRDRNQVFSGLIAYRIIVASLSHNGNNERVWGTVVSGNYFDVLGVPLLLGRGFLPEENEMPKSHPVVVLSYGCWQKRFGSDPSIVGKTVSLNNVAFTVIGVARKGFIGTEVAYAPEIWTPLMMGPVIEPGSTYLEHRDSDNLFVVGRLKHGVTRAQAQASLEILTAEIGKENPKEAAGRGIELIPPGLFIPEIRNPVLTLAVVLTVIGGLVLLLACVNLANLLLARSTERRKEIAIRLAVGASRSRLIRQLLTESVLLSLLGGAAGVVVASWINHLVRTIKLPTDVALMFDLRVDWRVLSFTLALSVLTGLLFSVIPALQASKPELVPALKDETSMAGFRRSRLRNTLVVVQVALSLVLLISAGLIVRSLQEAQRMRPGFNPENAVALSFDVGLQGYDEAKGRAFQKQVLERIRVQPGVESAALTDSIPLSLNYSSTAVYLEGQPVTPMAQLPLAIPTSVTPDYFRTMGITLRGRDFTEQEERKEDRVAVVNETFAKKFFPGQDPIGKRFNFSGPENPFWQIIGVCGDGKYNSLGEEPKAAVFRPQLRDYSTTVSLVVRTNRDTSSVLVTIQREMRSLDPTLPLYEVKTLKEHMRLPLFPARMAAGALGGFGVLALVLAAVGIYGVMSYVVAGRTREIGLRMALGARTGNVRGLILRQGMTLAVIGASIGLAIAFLATRLLKSVLYGVNAIDPTTFVGVTFLLGAVALLACWIPALRASRVDPMVALRAE